The segment TGCGAAAGCGTTGCGGTCCTGTTCCTTCGCTGTACTTCCGTCATGCGCTAGAGTTTAACTTTATTATCGCTTTcgttgttttacttttgaCCGTTTCAATGTGAAACACGTGTGATGTTCTGGCCATTCGCTGTACAAAGATCGAGAGCAAATTAGGATCGCAAaatgcagacacacacacacaatcctcAAACTCCCCACCCTAGAACTCCTTTGGACAGAGCAGAGttccgttgttgtttttgggtTTCCAGATTCGTTCATTTCCCGTGTAAATGTCGCTTTtgatgttttgctgttttgttgctttcagctaatattttattgtttcgttCTTGCTGTTATAGATAGACTAGGTTTGAGTAATGCGTACAATAGAGCCAGCCCTTTCtaattttttccaaaaaaaaaaaagattatgtGTATTATTTATTGACAGTTTCCCATGGTTGGTTGCAATCTTGTCGGCATTTTGAATAATTGTCACAAATTGTATTATCTCTTTTTAATAACGGTTTAGACACTGCTCAATATTTATTAACAATGAGAGGACAAAAAAGGACTACCTCTTCATGTTTCTGATTTAATATTAAAGCATTTATCAGAGAATCTGAACGACGAAAATGAATCAAGTTATGAGGCATAAATTTGTAAATATGTTTGCTATAGCACAACTTCTTCATAACATAAAACCAACGTCAGCAATTTTACATCTGTTTAGAATTCAGTTAAAAttcaaacgaaaataaattacaGAAAACCAGTGttacaaaatgtcatgagAATCACGTGACAATCACCACCCgtaacaatgaacatatccgtggtagcttgatgttcattgctgatactcaatgaatgTGCGTCATGACATACCGAACACGACGTGCGAGTGCTTAAGTCAAAcccgatactctgactgacaagctgagcttaGTGCCGTCGTAagcataataatttttttgcCTGCCAAATGTCgctgtttcagtcaccaacactgACGAAGTTCAtgtcagctcacgtacacaactgcgATGATCAAAGGTGAAGCTCAAATAGTTGATGGATCAAACACATGCTTGATGGCATTATGTTTAGCActcaactcttggtcactcaccTGGTCTGGCAAGCACCACatgactatcgtgatgatcaccgacagaaaatgtcgcgaccaagtgactgaccaaccagttggttgcacaaaatgtcaccaatcatgtgatggtcgcaagaactgtttgagtctcacctctgatcatcacagtagagctcgtgacgctgacattattttgtttcagtcggaATTTGTTGGAATGATTATGTCAGTGAAATTTTGCAAacctgatcacagtaaaaaaaaatgtcacgacAAAGGGACTGACCACGTGTTGGTTGCTAAAATGTTACCAATCATGTATAGGACACACCaacacctctgattatcacaattgagtccGTGACGCTGACTTGgattttgatgtttgtatgacaTTGCAGCACTGCAGAAAACATTCAAACGTATGGGAAGCAGTCAAACACACATGCTCTACCGATGTCCACTGCTACATTTGGTTGCTTCGTTTTTATATCATTAGGCATATTAACCTCACTTTGATTTTGTAAATGTGGTGGTCCTTTGAATGGAGCAAAATGGACATATGtttagatgaaaaaaaaaaaatgtaaaaacagCTTTAGAAACAGAACTTTAGGATTGACATGCTTGCGTACAGTGAGTAAAATAGTTGTAGAGGCTCCCTTAAggctcttttcttttttagatATTGTCAAACGTGCTACCACAGCTATGTTACTCATTGTATGAATAATTTCtataaatatgtttaaaaaaagcgtTATCATGCTCACCGATTCTAATTAATTGATTCTCTTCACtcacttttccttttccacgACGCAGCCTCTTTCAAATGGCCCGAGCTGATAGCACGGACCTGGTCGCCCTGGAATCCCCAACGGTACCTATTCCACCGTCAGCTTCAACAGTCTCGACGCCCGCGTCGTTCGCTCCGGgcgccggcggcggcggcctcGTTGTTGTCGCTGGCAGTGCCGGCCCctaccaccagcagcatgTGCAGCACCAGCTCCAGCAGCGGTTCGTCGACGGTAAAGttccacagcaacagcagcagcagcatcaacagcacgGGCCGGATCTATACCAGCCTGCTCGGCGAAACGGAGGCGGCAGCCAGAAGCCTGCGCCGGTGGCCCTCGGAGACCCAGTCGCTGCCGGCGgtggaggcggcggcggcggcatcgGCCTCGGCGCCGGCGGCACCCTGCCCCAGCTCGACGATGCCGGCTCGACGGACTCGTCCCTGTTCGACGAGGACGTTAAGAAGCGCCCCCGGAAGCTGTTTTCTTTCGGGAAGCGGTTTGCCAAGTCGAAGAAGCAGCAatagcagtggcagcagcagcagcagcagcagtagcaacaacagcaacgtcAACAGCTGCAGCAAGGACACCGACAGCGCGCGGACGGGCGGGAACGTTAACGCTCAGCAACTGGACGACGA is part of the Anopheles gambiae chromosome X, idAnoGambNW_F1_1, whole genome shotgun sequence genome and harbors:
- the LOC133394076 gene encoding uncharacterized protein LOC133394076, whose product is MARADSTDLVALESPTVPIPPSASTVSTPASFAPGAGGGGLVVVAGSAGPYHQQHVQHQLQQRFVDGKVPQQQQQQHQQHGPDLYQPARRNGGGSQKPAPVALGDPVAAGGGGGGGGIGLGAGGTLPQLDDAGSTDSSLFDEDVKKRPRKLFSFGKRFAKSKKQQ